GGATTCCGGTGATCGCCCGTCGAATTCACCGCCCCGACCCCGGGCCGCCCGGGCCGGCCGCGCGCCGCGCCCGGACGGCCCGGGGCCCTGCCGCCCGGTGGACGGACCGACCGCCGGGCCGCCCTTCCGCCGGGTCCGCCTTCCGCGGGCCCTGGCACCAAGACCTGCCGGCAACGGGGCGGCCGCAGGACCCGCCGGCGCGTGAACCGCCGGCGCGGCGCACCATCAGGACAGCGTTCTCACAGCAGGGGAGGAACCATGGGGATCTTCGCAGTGGAACGGGACCATCGGGAGGGAAGCGACGTCGACGACGTGCTCGCCCGGGCCCGCGGATCCGTCGATCCGGCTCTGCGCGCGGCCGTCGGCACCCTGCCCCCGTCCCTACGACGCATCGCGGCCTACCACTTCGGCTGGTCGGAGTCCGACGGCTCCCCGGCGGCCGCGCCCGCCGGCAAGGCGATCAGGCCCGCCCTGGTGCTGGCGGCGACCCAGGCCCTCGGCGGGGATCCCGCCGCCGCGGCCCGCGCCGCCGCCGCGGTGGAGCTGATCCACAACTTCACGCTGCTCCACGACGACGTCATCGACGGGGACGACACCAGGCGTCACCGCCTCACCGCCTGGCGGGTCTTCGGCACCACCGAGGCGATCCTCGCCGGTGACGCCCTGCACTCGCTGGCCCTGCGCACCCTCGCCGAGGACACCCACCCGGCGGCGCAGGCCGCCGTCCGGCGCCTCGCCGACTGCGTGGTCGAGCTGTGCGCGGGCCAGCAGGCCGATTGCGCCTTCGAACAGCGCAGTGACGTTTCGCTCGCCGAATGCCTGGCGATGGCCGAGGCCAAGACCGGCGCCCTGCTGGGCTGCGCCTGCGCCGTCGGCGCCCTCTACGCGGGGGCCGGCGAGGAGGCCGCCCGGGCGATGGACGCGTTCGGTCGCGAGATCGGCCTGGCGTTCCAGCTGATCGACGACCTGATCGGGATCTGGGGCGACCCCGAGGTCACCGGCAAGCCGGTCGGCGCGGACCTGGTGGCCCGGAAGAAGTCCCTCCCGGTGGTGGCCGCCCTCGGCGCCGGCACGGCCGAGGCCGCGGTGCTCGCCAGCCTCTACAACCTGGACCGCCCGCTGACCGATGACGAGCTGGCGCGCTGCGCCCGGGCGGTGGAGGCGGCCGGCGGTCGGGCCTGGGCCCAGGGCGAGTCCTGCGAGCGGATGGCCGCCGCCATCGACCACCTGGCCGCTGCCGTGCCCGAGCCGGCCGACGCCGACGACCTGCTGGCGCTCGCGGAACTGGTCACCCGGCGCAGCCACTGACCCCGCGGCCGGGTCGGCCGGGTCGGCCGGGTCGGCCGGTCTCGCCGGTCTCGCCGGCCCGGCGTTCCGTCCGGCGCCGCCCGCCGGTCACGAGCAGCGCCCTGTGCCGTCCGGCAGGGCCACCGCCTCCGGCCGCCCGGTAAGGCCACCGTGCCTCCCAGGCCGCCCGGTAAGGCCGTCGGCCCGCGCAGCCGCGCCCCGGCCCGCCCGTCGCGCGGCGGCCGCCGCGACGGGCCCTCGGGCCGGCCGCCGGCGCGCCCCGGCCGTCGCCCCGCTCCACCTGACCATGACAGTCCGCCCGATCACGAGGAACAGCCCATGAGTTGGATGGACATCGGCACCCTGGTCATCGTCCTGCTCTGCCTGGCCGCTGCCCTGAAACTGCTGCAGCGTTACGTCCCGCACCCGGTCCGCGAGGCCCACAACGACGTGGCCGGCTTCATCTTCGCCGCGGTCGGCGTGCTCTACGCCGTCCTGCTCGCCTTCGTGGTGATCGCCGTCTGGGAGAACAACGACTCCGCCCGTAAGACCACCTTCCAGGAGGCCGACTCGCTGGCCGGCATCTACTGGATCTCCCGCGAGCTCCCGGCGCCGCTCGGCCCCCAGCTGGAGAAGCGCACGCTCGACTACGCCCGGCTGGTGATGGACACCGAGTGGCCGCTGATGGCCGATCACCACAGCAGCCCGGAGGCCACCCAGCTGGTGTACGGGATGCGGGCGGACGTGTTCGCCATCAAGCCGGAGAGCGAGCAGCAGAACGTCCTGTACGAGCACGCCGTCAGCCACCTGGAGAAGCTGGCCTCCGAGCGCCGTCAGCGGCTGAACCAGGTGGACGACGAGGTGCCGACGCTGCTCTGGGTGGCGCTGATCGCCGGGGCGGTCCTGACGGTCGGCTTCACCTTCCTGTTCGGCCTCTCCAACACGCTCTCCCACACGCTGATGGTGCTGGCGCTGAGCGGGCTGGTGGTGATCTCACTGATCGTCATCAAGGAGATGGACTTCCCGTTCACGGGGGTGACGGCGGTGAAGCCGACGGCCTTCGAGGTCTTCCTCAACCGCCTGCCACCCCCGCGCTGACCACCTCCGCTCCTGACGCCTCGTGCCGACGGGCCGGCGGGTACGGGTCCGGGCCGCGCCCCGGACCCGCCCCGGCGGTCACCGCCACGCCCGTCCGGGGTACGCAGAGTGCTGATCCATTCGGGGGCACATAGCATCCTTTTGTACTGCTATGTCCTGATCAGTGCGCTGCCTAGGAGAGACCGTCGCCATGGGAAACCCGACGCTCGTCGACCCGGACACCATCCGCCCGACCGCTGCCGAGGCCTGGATCTGGGGCTACGCCCTCCTGGAGAACTACCGCACGATGTACCCGCAGGCCGTCGACGACGCCGATCCGCGCTTCGTCGGCGGATTCGGCGTCTTCCGGCACTACTCCCAGCCGTCCACCCCGGCCAGCACGGACGTGGTGACGCCCAACAACGACACCCCGTACTCGTGGGCCTGGCTCGACCTGCGCGCCGAGCCGTGGGTGATCTCGGTGCCCGCCGAGGACCGCTACTACGTGATCCCGGTGCACGAGCTGGACACCGTGTACGCGGGTTTCGTCGGCTCCCGCGTCACCGGGCCGGGGGCGGGCGACCACCTGGTGGCCGGACCGGGCTGGCAGGGGGAGGTGCCGGCCGGCATCGCCGGGGTGATCCGGACGGCGACGCAGCTGGTCGGGATCCTCGGCCGGACGTACCTCGCCGGGACGTCCCCGGAGGACGTGGCGGACCTGAGGGCGGTCCAGCAGCAGTACCGGCTCCGGCCGCTGCACGAGTACACGGGCACCGAGGCCCCGCCGCCCGCGCCCCAGCCGGTGTGGCCGGTCTGGCGCGAGGAGGTCCTCGGCACCATCGAGTTCTTCAGCTTCCTGGACTTCCTGCTCGGCTTCTTCCCGGTGCTGCCCGCCGAGGCCGACCTGCGCCGCCGGCTGGCGGCCCTGGGCGTGGACGGCCGGGGCGAGTTCGAGCCCGCCGCGCTGCCGGTCGAGGTACGGGCCGAGATCGAGCGCGGGATCGCCGACGGCCGGGCCGATCTGGACCACGCCGCCGCCGTGGCGACCAGGGCGGACGGCCTGTTCGGTACCCGTGAACAGATCGGCGGCGACCCCCTCGGGCGGGCCGTCGCCGCCAGGAAGGGCCTGTACGGCCTGCCGGTCGAGGAGGCCTGGTACGGCGGATGGGTGGCCGACAGTGAGGGCAACAGCCCGCCGAACGCCGCCGACCGGGACTACGTCCTGCGCTTCGCGCCCGGTGGGCTGCCCCCGGCCGAGTTCTTCTGGTCGGCGACCGTGTACGCGCTGCCGGACCGGCTGCTGGTCGACAACCCGATCGGGCGCTACTCGATCGGCGACCGCACCCCCGGCCTGGTCCGCGACGCGGACGGCGGTCTGGCCCTGTACGTCCAGGTCAAGCGGCCGGCCGATGCCGAGCACAGCGCCAACTGGCTGCCCGCGCCGGACGGTCCGTTCAGCATCGTCATCCGGGTGTACGGACCGGCCCGGGCCGTCCTGGACGGCGACTGGGCGCTGCCGGAGCTCACCCCGCGCTGACCCCGTCGCCCGGGAACCCGCCGGCAGCCCCGGCCCGCGCTCCCGCCCACACCCCGCGCTCCCACCCCGCGCCCCCGTCCCCACCCGTGCCGCGCCTTCCCACCCGCACCCCGTACCGCACCGCCGTACGCGGGAGCCCGGCCGGCCGACCCGCCCGGAAGGACCCCGCATGACCGAGCCCGCGCTCGAAGCCCTCGCCGCCGACGCCTACATCTACGGGTATCCGCTGGTCGCCGACCTCTCGATGGTCGACCACGTGGGAGCCGAGGGCCTCGGCGGCCTCCTGCCCGCGCCGTTCAACCGGTTCAGCCACGCCTCGCAGCTGGCCGCCCCGGCGGACGAGTTCGTCTCGGTCAACAACGACACCGTCTACTCGATCGCCCAGCTCGACCTCTCCGAGGGCCCCCTGGAGCTGCACGTCCCGGACACCGCCGGCGGCTACTACGTGCTGCAGTTCGTCGACGCCTGGAGCAACAACTTCGCCTACGTCGGCCGACGGGCGACCGGCACCGCCGAGCAGCGCTGGCTGATCGTGCCGCCGGGCTGGCACGGATCGCCGCCCACGGGGGCGGGGGTGATCACCTCGCCCACCACGATCGCCACCGTGGTGGGCCGGATCGCCTGCGACGGCCCCGCCGACCTGCCCCGGATCAAGGCGCTCCAGGAGCAGCTGACGGTGGCTCCCCTGGCGCCGGGCGGCGTACCGGCCGGGCTGCCGGAGCCGGATCCGTCCGTGCCCGCGGAGCTGGCCTTCTTCGAGCGGTTGCGGGTCTGGCAGGCGGCCTTCCCGCCGGCCGCCGCGGACGTCGAGTACCAGCAGCGGTTCTCGCCGCTCGGGCTGCTGGACGAAGGTCCGTCGCCCTACCGCGCGGCCGCCCCCGAGTGGACCGCCGCGCTGGTCAAGGGGCTCGCCGCGGGCAAGCAGCGGGTGGAGGAGGCGACCCGGCCGGTCGAGGGCCGGCCGGCCGGCGACTGGAGTGCCGATCTCCACCTTTTCGACTACAACCTCGACTTCCTCGGCCCCGGCACGCTGGACGACCCGCGGTGGCGGATCGCCGACCGCCGGGCGGCCTACCTGACCCGCGCGGCGGCCGCGCGGGCCGGCCTCTGGGGCAATCACGCGTACGAGGCGGTGTACGCCACCGCGTTCCTGGACGAGGAGGGCCGGCAGCTGACCGGCGAGCGCTCGTACACCGTGCGGTTCGACGTGCCGCCGCCGGTCGACGCCTTCTGGTCCGTCACCATGTACGCCCTGCCCGAGTACTACCTGGTCGCGAACCCGGCCGAGCGGTACTCGATCGGCGACCGTACGCCCGGGCTGGTGCGCGGCGAGGACGGTTCGCTGACGCTCGTCCTGCAGCGGGAGCGGCCGGCGGACCCGGCGGAGGCGGCGAACTGGCTGCCGACCCCGGCCGGTGACTTCCGGCCGATGATCCGGCTGTACCAGCCGCAGGCGGCGGTGCTCGACGGCAGCTACCGGCTGCCGCCGATCCGGCCGCGCTGAGGCCGCGCTGAGGCCGCGCTGAGCCCTCCCGGACGAGTCCGCCGCCAGGGGCGCAGTCCGGGGCCGGGACGGCACCGGCCGCTCGGAGGGCGGCCTACCGGTGGGCCGGCGCGCCCCCCGCCCGCTGGTGGCGGCCGCCCGTGCCCGCGGGTGCGGGCGACCCGGCGGAGGGCGAGGCGGCGGGGGCCGAGGGGGCCGCGGTGGCGCCGGCCGTGCCGCCGTCCGTGGGGGAGGGCGTGGGGCCGCCGGTGGGCTCGGGGGTCGTGGCCGGTGTCGACGGGGCCGGGCCGCCCGGCGGGGTGGCGGGGGCGGTGCCCGGCGAACCCGTCGGGGTGTCGGCGGGTGTCCCGGCGGTGGGCCCGGTGGACGGGCCCGGACCGGTGCCCGGACCGGTGCCCGGAGCGGTGGTCGGGTCGGCGGGGGTCGACGGGCTCCCGCCGCGCTGGTGCGGGCCGCCCTCCAGGGTGACCACGGCCTGGGACGGCGGGAGAGCGATCCGGGCCGTCCAGGCGCCGGCGGGGGCGCGTTCCTCGTCGACCGTCACGGTGACGGTGATCCGCTGGCCGGGTGCCAGCGTGCCGGCGTCCCGGCTGAGGCGCAGCCAGTCCACGTCCAGGACGGCGTGCCAGTGGATCTCCGTCCCGCCCGCGTTGGTCATGGTGATCACCGTGCGGCTGCCGTACTCGGCGGCCTCCACCGTGAGCAGCCCGACCGGGGCGGGCCCGGGCGCGGCGGGCGGCGGCATCGGCGTCGAGTGCAGGGCCGCGCCGGCGATCGGGGTCGAACCGAGGGCGGGGACGGGGACGGCAGGGCCCTGGATCTTGGGGAACAACGTTTCTGCGGGGAGGGCTCCGGCCAGTTCGAGCCCGCCGCCGGTCTGCCCGGTGGTGCGGTCGGCGCCCGGCTCGCCGGGCAGCGGCGAGGCCGCCGGTGCGTCGGCCGAGCGGCGGCCCGCGGAGCGGCCGTCGTCGTCGACGCGCACGGAGGAGACCGTGGCGGCCGCGTCGGCCGTCCCGCCGTTCTGGTGCCCGGCCCAGAGCGCGACCACCGGCGCGGCCAGCACCGCCGCGAGGACGCCCGTGGTCAGCACCCGCTGGCGGACCGCCCCGGTCCGGGCCGGGGCGGGCGCCCGGTGCCGGGGGAACCCGCGCTGGTCGAAGCGCAGGCCGGGCTCCTCCAGCCGGCGGCGGGCCGCCGCCCGGGCCGCTCGCCGGCCGGCGGCCGCGCCGGCCAGGAACGCGGCTCCGGCCGGCCCCGAGGGACCGCCGGGCCGGGCCGGCGCACCGCTGCGGGCGGGCCCGCCGGCAGCGCCCGGGCCGCCGCGGGCCGCCCGGGCGGGGTGGGCGTTCGCCGGCGAGGCCGGGTTCGGGGCCGGGTCGGGAGCCGCCGGCGCGGGCACGGCGGCCAGGCCGGGGGCGGTCCGCTCGGCGC
The sequence above is a segment of the Kitasatospora sp. NBC_00240 genome. Coding sequences within it:
- a CDS encoding family 2 encapsulin nanocompartment cargo protein polyprenyl transferase: MGIFAVERDHREGSDVDDVLARARGSVDPALRAAVGTLPPSLRRIAAYHFGWSESDGSPAAAPAGKAIRPALVLAATQALGGDPAAAARAAAAVELIHNFTLLHDDVIDGDDTRRHRLTAWRVFGTTEAILAGDALHSLALRTLAEDTHPAAQAAVRRLADCVVELCAGQQADCAFEQRSDVSLAECLAMAEAKTGALLGCACAVGALYAGAGEEAARAMDAFGREIGLAFQLIDDLIGIWGDPEVTGKPVGADLVARKKSLPVVAALGAGTAEAAVLASLYNLDRPLTDDELARCARAVEAAGGRAWAQGESCERMAAAIDHLAAAVPEPADADDLLALAELVTRRSH
- a CDS encoding DUF4239 domain-containing protein; the encoded protein is MSWMDIGTLVIVLLCLAAALKLLQRYVPHPVREAHNDVAGFIFAAVGVLYAVLLAFVVIAVWENNDSARKTTFQEADSLAGIYWISRELPAPLGPQLEKRTLDYARLVMDTEWPLMADHHSSPEATQLVYGMRADVFAIKPESEQQNVLYEHAVSHLEKLASERRQRLNQVDDEVPTLLWVALIAGAVLTVGFTFLFGLSNTLSHTLMVLALSGLVVISLIVIKEMDFPFTGVTAVKPTAFEVFLNRLPPPR
- a CDS encoding DUF1254 domain-containing protein, which translates into the protein MGNPTLVDPDTIRPTAAEAWIWGYALLENYRTMYPQAVDDADPRFVGGFGVFRHYSQPSTPASTDVVTPNNDTPYSWAWLDLRAEPWVISVPAEDRYYVIPVHELDTVYAGFVGSRVTGPGAGDHLVAGPGWQGEVPAGIAGVIRTATQLVGILGRTYLAGTSPEDVADLRAVQQQYRLRPLHEYTGTEAPPPAPQPVWPVWREEVLGTIEFFSFLDFLLGFFPVLPAEADLRRRLAALGVDGRGEFEPAALPVEVRAEIERGIADGRADLDHAAAVATRADGLFGTREQIGGDPLGRAVAARKGLYGLPVEEAWYGGWVADSEGNSPPNAADRDYVLRFAPGGLPPAEFFWSATVYALPDRLLVDNPIGRYSIGDRTPGLVRDADGGLALYVQVKRPADAEHSANWLPAPDGPFSIVIRVYGPARAVLDGDWALPELTPR
- a CDS encoding DUF1254 domain-containing protein — its product is MTEPALEALAADAYIYGYPLVADLSMVDHVGAEGLGGLLPAPFNRFSHASQLAAPADEFVSVNNDTVYSIAQLDLSEGPLELHVPDTAGGYYVLQFVDAWSNNFAYVGRRATGTAEQRWLIVPPGWHGSPPTGAGVITSPTTIATVVGRIACDGPADLPRIKALQEQLTVAPLAPGGVPAGLPEPDPSVPAELAFFERLRVWQAAFPPAAADVEYQQRFSPLGLLDEGPSPYRAAAPEWTAALVKGLAAGKQRVEEATRPVEGRPAGDWSADLHLFDYNLDFLGPGTLDDPRWRIADRRAAYLTRAAAARAGLWGNHAYEAVYATAFLDEEGRQLTGERSYTVRFDVPPPVDAFWSVTMYALPEYYLVANPAERYSIGDRTPGLVRGEDGSLTLVLQRERPADPAEAANWLPTPAGDFRPMIRLYQPQAAVLDGSYRLPPIRPR